From one Lycium ferocissimum isolate CSIRO_LF1 chromosome 7, AGI_CSIRO_Lferr_CH_V1, whole genome shotgun sequence genomic stretch:
- the LOC132063219 gene encoding serine/threonine-protein kinase-like protein At3g51990, translating to MGYLSCKAESSISISNSQSCKTTPKKTHNQEKEKPIKIQEFNYKDLELATNGFSEQKLLGRGSHGLVYKGILRNGRLVAVKRSSRNVVSRITTSSDNCNEVENEIDILSKLQSPRLVNLVGFSNDSHDTLLVVEFMSNGTLYDVLHSNSRPLSWGRRIKMALQTAKAVDILHSLTPPVIHRDIKSANVLIDRNFNARLGDFGLALRCHLDDFRLRSTPPAGTMGYLDPCYVTPDNLSTKTDVFSFGILLLEIISGRKAIDVAYSPPSIVDWAIPLIKRGKLLAVYDPRIPPPKDPCVRKQLAVVAAKCVRSCRERRPTMKEVSECLSGLSKLVPLHSWNGFTNPCLMVETVGRPVESRKVSKQRDLDGGDAGLATPMWNSPRVYSDLGLRSNLMDLMAGNDGLSEFQGDGGGVEPKPKSISRALSCRYVSGSVVGRRNHETLVHSNGRGGTSRSRRNSSVGEHSDRD from the coding sequence ATGGGTTATCTATCATGTAAAGCTGAATCTTCCATATCAATTTCCAATTCTCAGAGTTGTAAAACCACTCCCAAGAAAACCCAtaatcaagaaaaggaaaaacccATCAAAATTCAAGAGTTTAACTACAAAGATCTTGAATTAGCCACTAATGGTTTCTCTGAACAAAAGCTTCTTGGTAGAGGTAGCCATGGACTTGTTTATAAAGGTATACTTCGTAATGGTCGTCTTGTAGCTGTTAAAAGGTCTTCTAGAAATGTTGTTTCAAGAATCACCACTTCATCTGATAATTGTAATGAGGTAGAGAATGAAATTGATATTCTTTCCAAATTACAAAGCCCAAGATTGGTTAATCTTGTTGGTTTTTCTAATGATTCTCATGACACTCTTttggttgttgagtttatgTCTAATGGTACGCTTTATGATGTCCTTCACTCCAATTCTCGTCCGCTTAGTTGGGGTAGAAGGATAAAAATGGCTTTACAAACTGCTAAAGCTGTTGATATTTTACATTCTTTGACTCCTCCTGTTATTCATCGTGATATTAAGTCTGCTAATGTGTTGATAGACAGGAATTTCAATGCTCGTTTGGGTGATTTTGGGTTAGCATTAAGGTGTCATCTTGATGATTTTAGGTTGAGGTCTACTCCTCCTGCTGGTACTATGGGTTATCTTGATCCATGTTATGTGACTCCTGATAATTTGAGTACAAAAACTGATGTTTTTAGTTTTGGGATTTTGTTGTTGGAGATTATTAGTGGGAGGAAAGCTATTGATGTAGCGTATTCACCGCCGTCTATTGTGGATTGGGCGATTCCGTTGATTAAGAGAGGGAAGCTCTTGGCTGTATATGATCCGAGGATTCCGCCTCCCAAGGATCCTTGTGTAAGAAAGCAATTGGCGGTTGTGGCTGCGAAATGTGTGAGGTCATGTAGGGAGAGGAGGCCAACAATGAAGGAGGTGTCCGAATGTTTGAGTGGGTTGAGTAAGTTGGTACCTTTACATTCTTGGAATGGTTTTACCAATCCTTGTTTGATGGTTGAGACAGTAGGCCGACCTGTGGAGTCTAGAAAAGTTAGTAAACAAAGAGATTTGGATGGTGGAGATGCTGGACTTGCAACGCCAATGTGGAATTCGCCGAGGGTTTACTCTGACTTGGGTTTGCGCAGCAATTTGATGGATTTAATGGCTGGAAATGATGGGCTGTCTGAATTTCAGGGAGATGGCGGCGGGGTTGAACCTAAGCCAAAATCTATTAGTAGAGCTTTGAGCTGCAGATATGTAAGTGGCTCAGTTGTTGGTAGAAGAAACCATGAGACTTTAGTTCACAGCAATGGTAGAGGAGGTACATCCCGTTCGAGAAGAAACAGTTCAGTTGGTGAGCATTCAGATAGGGATTAA
- the LOC132063220 gene encoding putative disease resistance protein RGA3 isoform X2: MPFMAEAVLSALMEVLFQKIASQIFQKNGLSASTKKEMLNLQSTLSTIQAVLQDAEDRQMKEKALKNWLVKLKDIVYEADDLLDEYMTELLRHKVILDDQETRYCVFYAVSSLYLDGTLLFLGYRMKLKLKEVGEKLDLVANERAKFHFRDVVCQKSLSCERPQSDSYVIESKILGRNKDKENIIKLLIESAVSVVSIVGIGGIGKTTVAKLVYNDAVVENSFDTRIWVCVSEGFDVKRLLKAIIESGTGSSCNLVEMDAIQRRVQQLMLGKKCLLILDDVWDDDHEKYERLKNLVHNGLDGSKLLVTTRNEKVALLMGTTNPYHLEGLSDGDCWSLFRELAYKNRQEELLALEEVGKEIAKKCKGVPLAAKALGSLMCLKNQKSEWCFIRDCAMWDLMGHDDGAGILSALRLSYEDLPTHLKQCFAYCSIFPKGYRINKNTLICLWMAEGFVPSSESMPPEELGNGYFNELLWRSFFQNVRRDFDGNIVECDMHDLVHDLAKSVGGVDCLTIEFGKEVIIPVATRHLSMFGNEMVPKEPGMLKSAQKLRSFLLLDGQRNVTKLSKSFFLSFKSIRALDCSGSRIKKLSNSIGTLLHLRYLNLSDTLLKTLPKSICCLLNLEALILKHCNHLIELPAETRKLVNLRHLDIYGCTSLTMLPRGIGQMRSLQTLPVYIVNNAAASDVSELQRLDLHGELMIKNLENLSNEIYAKNANLKGKRHIRSLKLIWEQVEEMETRENVERVVESLQPNSDLRKLHIEGYIGANFPSWLMTTYLVHIVELWLLKCHRCVELPQLGKLPFLEVLTVDGMDSAMYFCDSSGEKDWATNFASLKQLTVRNMPNLLGWSVNEDHSILPCLKKFMCEACPYLNNLPDLPCLDSLELSDCSSALLAVTAAKVTSLTHLMISGLGLLHLPEGLLKNNINLSSVEIRDCPEIQSLSSELKVLPCLESLSISNCNNLSSVLDSSGFGTLKSLSIHGCPNINLEKGLQSLQLLQYASLSECENLTILPMTMQHLTSLQTLHIWSCPEMYMLPEWLGDLISLRDLELWYCGNLSSLPESVKKLTKLQFLSIWGCPNLGLRCRKDVGEDWHKIKHVPFIKINGPYIQAIPGYP; encoded by the exons ATGCCATTCATGGCAGAAGCAGTACTTTCTGCTCTAATGGAAGTCCTCTTCCAAAAGATAgcttcccaaattttccaaaaaaatggaCTGTCAGCAAGTACAAAAAAGGAGATGTTAAATCTGCAAAGCACATTATCAACAATTCAAGCTGTCCTACAAGATGCTGAGGATAggcaaatgaaagaaaaagcttTGAAGAACTGGCTGGTGAAGCTCAAAGACATAGTTTATGAAGCAGATGATTTGTTGGATGAATACATGACTGAATTGCTTCGTCATAAGGTAATTCTTGATGACCAGGAAACCCGTTATTGTGTTTTCTATGCTGTCAGTTCTCTTTATCTGGATGGTACATTACTTTTTCTCGGTTATCGTATGAAGTTGAAGCTGAAAGAAGTTGGAGAGAAGTTAGACTTGGTAGCAAATGAGAGAGCCAAATTCCATTTCAGAGATGTTGTTTGTCAAAAAAGCTTGTCTTGTGAAAGACCACAATCAGACTCTTATGTAATAGAATCAAAGATTTTAGGGAGAAATAAGGATAAAGAAAACATAATCAAGCTACTTATAGAATCTGCTGTATCAGTTGTGAGCATTGTTGGAATTGGAGGAATTGGGAAGACAACAGTTGCGAAATTGGTTTACAATGATGCCGTTGTAGAGAATAGTTTTGATACAAGAATATGGGTTTGTGTCTCAGAAGGATTTGATGTTAAAAGACTTCTTAAAGCAATCATAGAATCTGGCACTGGTAGTAGTTGTAACCTTGTAGAGATGGATGCGATCCAGCGGCGTGTCCAGCAGTTGATGTTGGGCAAGAAGTGCTTGCTTATCCTAGATGATGTATGGGATGATGATCATGAGAAATACGAGAGATTAAAGAACTTAGTTCACAATGGTTTGGATGGGAGTAAGCTCTTAGTAACTACTCGCAATGAAAAGGTTGCGCTACTGATGGGTACAACAAATCCATATCATTTGGAAGGCCTTTCAGATGGTGATTGCTGGTCCTTGTTTCGGGAACTTGCATATAAGAATAGGCAAGAAGAACTATTAGCTCTTGAAGAGGTTGGGAAAGAAATTGCAAAGAAATGTAAGGGAGTTCCTTTAGCGGCAAAGGCCCTTGGAAGTTTAATGTGCTTGAAGAATCAGAAATCTGAGTGGTGCTTCATCCGAGATTGTGCAATGTGGGATCTTATGGGACATGACGATGGAGCTGGAATTCTTTCTGCCCTAAGATTAAGTTATGAGGACTTGCCAACACATCTGAAACAATGTTTTGCATATTGTTCCATATTTCCTAAGGGCTATCGGATAAATAAAAACACATTGATATGCCTATGGATGGCGGAAGGATTTGTTCCGTCCTCTGAAAGCATGCCACCAGAAGAACTTGGGAATGGTTATTTCAATGAGTTGTTGTGGCGCTCCTTCTtccaaaatgtgagaagagatTTTGATGGGAATATAGTCGAGTGTGACATGCATGATCTTGTTCATGATCTTGCCAAATCTGTAGGTGGTGTTGATTGCTTAACAATAGAATTTGGCAAGGAAGTTATCATTCCTGTGGCCACTCGCCACTTATCAATGTTTGGCAATGAGATGGTACCCAAAGAACCTGGCATGTTAAAGAGTGCTCAAAAGCTGCGATCGTTTCTTCTTTTGGATGGGCAGAGAAATGTCACAAAACTTTCCAAGAGTTTCTTTTTGAGTTTTAAATCTATTCGGGCTTTAGATTGCAGCGGTAGTCGCATAAAGAAGTTGTCTAATTCAATCGGTACTTTATTACATCTAAGGTACCTCAATCTTTCAGATACTCTGCTGAAAACATTGCCCAAGTCTATCTGTTGCCTCCTTAATCTTGAAGCTTTAATACTTAAGCATTGCAACCATCTGATAGAACTTCCAGCAGAAACTAGAAAGTTGGTGAACCTTAGGCATCTGGATATATACGGATGCACATCCTTAACCATGTTACCTCGTGGCATTGGACAAATGAGATCCCTTCAAACGTTGCCAGTTTACATTGTTAACAATGCTGCTGCTAGTGACGTCTCAGAGTTGCAGAGACTTGATCTTCATGGTGAATTAATGATCAAGAACCTCGAGAATTTGTCCAATGAGATATATGCCAAAAATGCGAACTTGAAAGGGAAGAGGCACATCCGATCTCTAAAATTAATATGGGAGCAAGTTGAAGAAATGGAAACAAGAGAAAATGTTGAGCGAGTTGTTGAGAGCCTTCAACCCAATTCTGATTTGAGGAAGTTACACATAGAGGGGTATATTGGTGCAAATTTCCCCAGTTGGTTGATGactacatacttggtacacatTGTGGAACTCTGGCTTCTCAAATGTCACAGGTGTGTGGAGCTGCCTCAACTAGGGAAGCTGCCTTTTCTTGAGGTTCTAACTGTTGATGGGATGGATTCTGCAATGTATTTCTGCGATAGTTCTGGTGAAAAGGATTGGGCTACCAATTTTGCATCACTGAAGCAACTGACCGTCAGGAATATGCCCAATCTATTGGGATGGTCAGTTAATGAAGATCATAGTATTCTTCCTTGCCTAAAGAAATTTATGTGCGAGGCATGTCCCTATTTGAATAACTTGCCAGATCTTCCCTGTCTCGACTCATTAGAATTGTCCGATTGTAGCAGTGCATTACTAGCAGTGACAGCAGCCAAGGTTACCTCCCTCACTCATCTTATGATCAGTGGATTGGGACTTCTACACTTACCTGAAGGGCTGCTGAAAAACAATATAAATCTGTCGTCTGTAGAAATTAGAGATTGTCCAGAGATTCAGAGTCTTTCGAGTGAGCTGAAAGTTCTTCCTTGTCTCGAGTCATTAAGCATCAGTAACTGTAACAATCTCAGTTCTGTGCTCGATTCCTCTGGGTTTGGGACGTTGAAGTCCTTGTCCATTCATGGTTGCCCTAACATTAACCTGGAAAAAGGGTTACAAAGTTTACAGTTGCTTCAATATGCATCACTCTCTGAATGTGAAAACTTGACAATCTTGCCGATGACTATGCAACACCTTACATCTCTCCAAACTCTGCATATATGGAGCTGTCCTGAGATGTATATGCTTCCAGAATGGCTAGGAGACCTCATTTCCCTTAGAGATTTGGAGCTGTGGTACTGTGGTAATCTAAGTTCTTTACCAGAATCGGTGAAAAAGCTAACCAAGCTTCAGTTTCTATCTATATGGGGCTGTCCAAACTTGGGATTAAGATGCAGAAAGGATGTCGGAGAAGATTGGCACAAAATAAAACATGTTCCATTCATCAAGATTAATGGCCCATATATCCAAGCTATCCCAG GTTATCCTTGA